A window of the Deltaproteobacteria bacterium genome harbors these coding sequences:
- the fabD gene encoding ACP S-malonyltransferase, which translates to MILLDNKGAPFLMWWFSRVFWDAAEVAGRAGEIYSARPAAVRPVVNCSWGKKLLGQTGDGMKQGVVFLFPGQGSQYVGMGRSFFETYDDVRRLFQLGTDILGMDLERLCFEGPEEELVLTENVQPAITLVNIACLLVLELQGLQPAAVAGHSLGEYSALYAAAVLDEEAVLQLVKLRGRRMQQAADKHPGAMAAILNLAADRVAQICQECHIEMANYNSPGQLIVSGSDTGVAQAMEMAAAAGARRCVRLQVSGPWHSRYMEAARKEFQQDLAGFAFQDPRRPLVSNVDAAYVSSGEAARDNLARQLCSPVYWQQSMERLIEDGYRFFIEVGPKKVLRGLLRQINREVAVYNVEDEDSLEKCLTGLQKLAIVE; encoded by the coding sequence ATGATTCTACTTGACAATAAAGGGGCTCCCTTTTTAATGTGGTGGTTTAGCAGGGTTTTTTGGGATGCTGCCGAAGTTGCCGGGAGGGCAGGTGAGATTTACAGCGCCAGGCCTGCAGCGGTGCGGCCGGTTGTCAATTGTTCGTGGGGAAAAAAGCTGCTCGGACAAACAGGTGACGGCATGAAACAGGGCGTGGTATTTCTATTTCCTGGACAGGGCTCACAATATGTGGGCATGGGACGATCCTTCTTTGAGACGTACGACGATGTGCGTCGGCTTTTTCAGCTGGGCACAGACATCCTGGGCATGGACCTGGAGAGGCTGTGCTTCGAGGGGCCTGAAGAAGAGCTGGTGCTCACTGAAAATGTCCAGCCCGCCATAACTCTGGTAAACATTGCCTGTCTGCTGGTGCTGGAGCTGCAAGGTCTGCAGCCAGCTGCTGTGGCGGGCCATAGTCTGGGTGAATACAGCGCTCTGTATGCAGCAGCAGTGCTCGACGAGGAGGCAGTGCTGCAGCTTGTCAAGCTCAGGGGAAGGCGCATGCAGCAAGCAGCAGACAAGCACCCCGGGGCCATGGCCGCCATTCTCAATCTGGCAGCAGACAGAGTCGCCCAGATCTGCCAGGAGTGCCATATTGAGATGGCCAACTACAATTCTCCCGGGCAGCTTATTGTCAGCGGCAGCGACACAGGTGTGGCGCAGGCCATGGAGATGGCTGCTGCTGCCGGGGCGAGGCGTTGCGTGCGGCTGCAGGTGAGCGGTCCGTGGCACAGCAGGTATATGGAAGCCGCCCGCAAGGAGTTCCAGCAAGACCTGGCGGGATTTGCCTTTCAAGACCCTCGGCGTCCGCTGGTGTCGAACGTGGATGCCGCTTACGTAAGCAGCGGGGAAGCTGCCCGGGACAATCTGGCCCGTCAACTGTGCTCACCCGTTTACTGGCAGCAATCAATGGAGAGACTGATCGAAGATGGCTACCGCTTCTTTATTGAAGTAGGACCAAAGAAGGTGCTCCGCGGTTTGCTGCGCCAGATCAACAGAGAGGTGGCTGTCTATAACGTGGAAGACGAAGACAGTCTGGAGAAATGCCTTACTGGTCTGCAAAAGCTGGCAATAGTGGAGTAG
- a CDS encoding purine-nucleoside phosphorylase: MQEEIARVEECLQYLAGRCSLQPRVGLVLGTGLGGLAERIEDAVTVPYGEIPHFPRSTVASHKGRLIFGRLAGCQVAAMQGRFHLYEGYHPKEITFPIRVMAALGIKALVISNAAGGLNPMFSPGDLMLIRDHINLTGQNPLIGENVEAWGPRFPDMTAPYSRALQELAEKTALELGLKLQQGIYVGVTGPSMETAAETRFLRFIGADAVGMSTIPEVIVAVHAGLQVLGLSVITNVNLPDNYQPAPIEQVIATAEKAAPRLVKLVAHILERM; the protein is encoded by the coding sequence GTGCAAGAAGAGATTGCTAGAGTTGAAGAATGCCTGCAATACCTGGCCGGCAGGTGCTCGTTGCAGCCCAGGGTTGGTCTGGTGCTCGGCACTGGCCTCGGCGGCCTGGCCGAACGGATCGAGGATGCTGTGACTGTTCCCTATGGGGAGATTCCCCACTTTCCCAGATCCACAGTGGCTTCTCATAAAGGCAGGCTCATCTTCGGTAGGCTGGCAGGCTGCCAGGTCGCTGCTATGCAGGGACGCTTCCACCTCTATGAAGGCTATCATCCCAAAGAGATTACTTTTCCTATACGAGTCATGGCGGCTCTGGGGATAAAAGCCCTGGTCATCTCCAACGCAGCCGGCGGCCTCAATCCCATGTTCAGTCCCGGCGACCTGATGCTTATCAGGGATCACATCAATCTTACCGGGCAAAATCCCTTGATTGGCGAAAACGTGGAGGCCTGGGGCCCCCGTTTTCCGGATATGACAGCACCGTACAGCAGGGCTTTGCAGGAGCTGGCCGAAAAAACGGCGCTGGAGCTGGGTTTGAAGCTGCAGCAAGGAATATATGTGGGGGTCACCGGACCCAGCATGGAGACAGCAGCCGAGACCCGTTTTCTGCGGTTCATCGGCGCTGATGCCGTGGGAATGTCCACCATTCCAGAGGTAATTGTTGCTGTACACGCCGGCCTGCAAGTCCTGGGACTTTCAGTTATCACCAATGTGAATCTACCGGATAATTATCAACCTGCTCCCATCGAACAGGTGATCGCCACTGCTGAAAAAGCCGCGCCGAGGCTGGTGAAACTGGTGGCACACATTCTCGAAAGAATGTAG